The segment TCTAAAATAACTAACAAATTCAGAAAACAAACGATAAAAAtattatgctattacatattacATATTAGGATTGTTGTTGATGAAAGTACAAATTCTCTTGCGCAAAGTAACAGCATTATCAGCAGAAGGGTAAAATAGGAAAAACACATGGTCTACCTCTTTGTCCTCAATAACCTCGATATCTCCATTCCACCCATTTTTACCCAAAATATCCTTATAATACCATCCCCTGTCCTTCAATATATCCTTTTCAGCAACACAAACCAGTACCTTGGAGCATCCAACATCCGACACTTTCGGATCCTTATCCGGGTTAATCAGCGGGTCATCCAACCCACTTGTTCCCGGGTGGGCAAACATCCATACATCCTCCATGAATGGCTTCCATGGGTGTTCGCCTTCAGATCCGATCCGATCTGCTCCCCAAAAATACGGGTGGAGCAGGATAATACCTCGTAGGTTTATACTCAATCTAGGATTTTCTGACCCGACCCGGATTGCCATGTGGTGAGCGATGGTGGCACCGGCGCTGTCGCCGGCGAAGAATACATTTTCAAGATCTGCATAATCGTTGATCCATGGCTCCGGACAGTTTCCAGTGACCCATTTGATTGCTTCCCAGGAATCGTTTAAGCAGGTGGGGACGGGATGCTCCGGCGCCGTTCGGTAGTCAACGGAGACAATGACGACGTTGGATTCGGCTGCGACGAGGTTTGAGAAGTTATGGTAGAGAGGAGAGAAGGGGGATTCGATGATGAATCCGCCGCCGTGGAAGTAGATTAGAAGAGGGAGTTTTTTGGTGGCGGTTTTAGGAAGGTAAAGCCTGGCGGAGAGGTTGGTTTCAGGTGAGATGATGACATCTTTGGATTGGACGCCGGAGGAAGGATCAATGCCGGCGGGAAGGACTTCGGTGCCGGTGAGTTTCTGGAATCGGCCATCTTCGTATACTCGAATGATTCCGCGAATTTCTTTAACAATCTTATCTGATGAATCCATCTGCAAAAGATATGGGGGAAGATAGAAGTGAGGTATACTCGAATAATATATACTATATAATTTTATCTaatataataaaatgtattaaataaaatgcatgatatcacagaaaaaaatataaaaaaaaaaaagacacctTTGTTTTATTGTAAACCCCCAGAGTATGGATGGTTGATTTGAATAAATATTTTAATAATCACTTGATTCAGACATATGGGTTTTAGAGTCATTTGGAGAAAATGGATTCGGGGTTGTTTGGATACTTTGATGACATCTGTGTTGCTCAATGGATCTCAACAGCAGAGTTCCCCATCTCAAGAGGTGTTCATCAGGGAAATCCATTATCTTTGCTCTTTTTCATCCTAGCGATGGAAGAACTAAGTGTTGCAATAAAAACTGTAAGCAGTAATTCTTTAATCCATGACATGAACGGGACCCTCGATTTCGCATCTATTCTATGTAGATGATGTCATCTTCGTTGGAGAGTGGTGCAACGAAAGTATAAAGAATTTGTCCTGCATACTTAAATGCTTCCACATTTCTTCGGGCCTTAAGGTGAATTTTCTCAAGTCAAGATTATTTGGAATTGGCGTATCCTCCCAGGAAATCAGGCGTATAGCGAACGTACTAGGTTGTATGGAAGGCTCATTCTCATTTACCTATTTAGGTGTACCTGTAGGGGCAAACATGACACTAAAGAAAATTTGGCAGCCCGTTATTAACAAATTTTGATCTAAACTATCAACCTGGAAAGCAAAAGCTTTATAATTCGGTGGTCGTCTCATTTTAATAAAATACGTCTTATCTAGTCTCCTGACATATTATATGTCATTGTTCAAAGCACCAAAGGGTGTTATCGATATCCTCAAAAAATAAGACGAAAGTTCCTATGGGGTGGGGGTGATGTCAAGTTAAATATTCATTGAGTGGATTGGGCCAAAGTAACAGCAGTTAAAAAAGATGGAGGTCTAGGAGTCGGAATATTAAAAGCCCACAATATAGCCTTGATTActaagtggtggtggtggtggttaagGAACGAGGGAGGCAATCTATGGAGGGAAGTAGACCTGACAATTCGTATATTTGTGTCATGAAAACGTGTCAGCTACAAATTTGACACGATACGATTACACGATGAGAAATAATATTTATCTCAatttttaaaatgtatttgtGTCGTATCTCTCACAGATTCGTGTATTCGTGTCAGGAATTGTCAGGTCTAGAGGGAAGTAAGCATCCataatcttaaaaaaaaaaaaaaaaaaaaaaaaaaaaaaaaaaaaaaaacacaacagCCCATTATAAAGCAAGGAAAGCATCCAATGGTGTTTGGCGTAACATTTATAAGGCAATCAGTTATATTGATGAGCTTAACCTTGATTTCAGTAAGCTATTCAAGCTCATTCCAGGATGGATGACAAATATCCTTTTTTGGAAGGATACATGGTGTGGAAGCTCCCCGTTTCAGGTACGTTTCCCGACTCTATACAAACTGGAGACGGTCAAATATTATAATCTGAAGGAACGTTTTTCTGCATCTGGATTTACGTGGAGATGGAAACAAGATCCGAATGATCCTACATCATTAAATGAGTTGTTGCGGCTCTACTCTTTTATTGGTTCAATGGATGTACCAGCTCAATCCCTAATTGGTTTTCACTTCATGTTAAATCCGGATGGAAGGTACTTCGGAAACAAACTGAGGAGAATCATCGATTCTAAACTCATTTCATTCAATGGCGTTGTTATTCCATGGCTCAAAACAATTCCATTAAAGGTTCATTGTTTTGTTTGGCATGCTTCGTTGTCTAGAATTCCAGTGGCTATGGAGTTATCGAAAAAAGGAATAAAGATCCCTAACCTCGCATGTCACTTATGCAATAAAACATCAGAAATGGTCAACCATTTGCTGGTAAACTGTGAATTCACTAAAGGTGTCTATGAATGGGTATTTAAATGGTGTGGGATTAAAACCCAACAACTCTCCACTGTCTGTGATTTCATTAACTTTGCAGCCTTGTGGGGTAATTGCCCAAAGAAAAGATCAATATTCTTCTCCATATTATGTTGTCTTTGGTGGAATGTCTGGATGGAAAGGAATGACAGAATTTACAAGGAACTAAGGACTTCATTCACTAAAATAGCCGATATGTTATCTCTTTCCTACTTATGGTGCAATCACAGGAGTAAGGAAGGGTGTGGGAGTTGGACAAACTGGTGTTGCTCGCCATTTTCTCATCTCACTATCAAGTAGCTAAAAAAAAATTTCCCTGGATTTTCCCATGTCTTAGCTACTTGCTAACTatggttgttttatttttattatatatatgcatTTCTCTTTGCTGCTtcgaaaaaatataataataataatcacatGACGCGTCCTTTTCTTGAGGCATTGAAAAAAGAAGCATAGATAACAATTACACTTAAAAGAAAATCtctatatattaatattaataatctTGGGATTgtgatattttattaatttagcaagatattattatatttataaattaataaattattaatttaaagagCTGGCTTATATTCGTTAGCAACTTTCAAATTAATGCATCAATCATGTGATGTTGGGATAATTAGAGCCTTTAAAATGTAGATTTTGGAAGGTTATGAGTTGGACATTTTTCCCAAAAAAAGGTAAATATTTTAGATGTCATCAACTTAGCCGTCTCGGCTTGGAGAAATGTGAAACAAAAGTCCATAGAAAATTGCTTTGTACACTGTAAATTTTGTTCGGCTAATCCAACCGGCTCAAATGATTTAAACAATGTAAATTCTTGAGAAGACATCCGTGAGCTTGAGACTTGATTACAGGAATGCATTATCGGCACAAAATGGATGTGAATGAGTTATTAGATTATCCATGTGAAAATAGTGAATGTTACGCGGTTCAAAGCATTGAAGAAATTATCATGTATACCATTCAAAATTCGGTTGATGATAAAGTTGATAATGATTCAGTGCCTTTGGAACCGACCACTCGGAACGAAGCATTGCAAGCGGCAACAACTGTTTTTTGGTAGAGCTCTGTGCCGCTTTGTTCTTCTTgttatcccaaaacttccgcttgttgtcagCGGCTTTGGATGGTTCTGGGATGGCCAGGGTTATTGTCGGTGTGCGGACTCCGTGAGCAATGAGCCGTTGTGCTAGTCGCTTGGCACTTTCGAAGGttgtggggtttgaagctaagacattcccctgaaatggaggtaCTAGCCCCCAAATATACCTCTCGACTTTTTTTCCCTCAGTAGGGACCATTCCCGGACATGGAGCCACTAGATCGCTGAATCTGGCAGTGTAAGCAACTATGTCgaagcccttcatggttaggctccagagtTCTTGTTCAAGTTTTTGAACCTCGCCCCTTGGGCAATACTCCTCAATTATCAGCTCCTTCAAAGCTTCCTAGCCCATAACATTAGCCACTATTAGGGTTAGTGaattgacatggctattccaccatgtgagAGCTCTGTCCGCAAAGGTGCAGGCAACAAATTTAACTTTTCTCCCTTCCAGTCAAGAACAGATCTCGAAGATtgactctgttttctcgaaccattgcgaaagGGCAATGATTCCACCGCTACCATTGAAGATTCTGGGTTTACAGTTGGTTCCCTATAGCGCACGTGAGCATCACCTTGGGTAGAATTCACAACTGTTCCACCTCCGCTAGTACCGCTAGCGTTGACTTGAGCTAAGGCTGTCGAAACAGCCGTAGCCACTGCAGCTTGAATAACTGCTGGATTGTATTGTGGAGgagtgtaacatcctgtttcggattGTCCATGATTAGGGTTTGTGGGCCACAAGCCGGGCATGAGGAAGTCTCGGGTTGTGGCGAGTTGCTAGAATCGTAAGGCATCTCGTCACTTGTCCGTAGAAATGAGAATCTTGGGAATCTGAAGATATATCAAAGAAGCTATGATAGTTTGGGAGTTATGGAAAGTTGAGTCCTCATGGAGAAATGAGTGGcatcgggtacgctgggcgtaagtatGGCTACTTTTAGCATACCTATGAGCGTGGAATGGACATAAggaccacctagtacgctgggtgtaccagagggtacgctgggtgtaccataGGGTACATTGGGTGTACTAGGCGctgaaggaaaaccctaattcaagtggtgtccctatttaaagaatgagatggtctcatttctggccaccttccTCAGTCATTAAACCCTCTCAAACCTTAATAACCATTCTTGAGCTTGTGGGTGGCCATGTTGAGCTTGTATGTGTTATTGTGGGCTCTTTGGAGTTAAGAAGGAGCATGAAAGAGAATGGAGTTGAAGTccaggctttggatctgagctttcttggggctagagcatcatttgaaggtaaaaagctcaaagcttttcCATTCTTTTTGATCTATACTTagtatggtccattttagggttttatgtcccaagATTTGAACTTTGTGAGTTGGTGAACTCCAGAGCTAAATAACCTATCCTTTTAAGCGTATTTAGTGGTGGGGaaccataaaaatgagatcttgatcATGAGATTCAACCCATGCATGAGCTATGTGCATTATGGGTTAAGAAAGTAAGAGTTTCATgtgttgtgaccttatcagccattCTAGGGCCTAAAGTCGTCagctttatggagtaagagatgttaggaagtccagatataagagatgagttaaggtcttaacggTTTAAGACCTAGAAACTTGGACAAGAAAAACTAAGAGTACGTGCGGCGTAATtccagtacaccccgcgtactgggTTGAGGTCCCCGACCAGTTCTTGCGCGcctgagtacgctgagcgtaccaaggaagtacgccccgcgtaactccttcTGTGGGCTTTTGAGTTACGTTTTGGTCCtcgagtgttgggcctggagttgcGCTTCATGCATTGTATTCTTGAACCAGAAAAGTGTATGTATAtgctttgggcccttgagttgggcttgccttTTTGTTTGGGTTTTGGGTCGTGTGTGGGCCCACTTATTATTAGGCCTCGGTGGGTCCAATGGGTTTGGGGAATTAATGGGCTGGTAGATGGTTGTCTTTAGACCCAaataagtgagaggttggacttagctcctaattgagataattatgggtttggcacagagttagaggCCGGTGCATGGCAGCAGTGTTTTTAGGAGTGGTTCTTCATccaaggtgagtattctcactatactttacctagagtggtaattagagttatgagatagagtattttgtatgctatttatattatgtgatacactgcattatttctatgtgatttatgatgtggtttcagagtttacagagttaggaccggaaggtccatagagttaggactagagggtccacagagttatgggattggagggtcctactgagacacattgaccagagggttaaacagagttatagccccgagtggctaatatgtgctgtatgtggtattttagggaactcactaagcttcgtgcttaccgtgttatgtgttatgtgtttcaggttttcttatcTGGATCGCGGGACGGcatcgacttgattgtacacaccagagaaagagttaagaggatcctggataaccattttattaaaaatggagctatgttttgtgattttaatAAATGATGTTTTGTGAGATATGTATTGAGAAttataatttttcaaaagaaaatttgttttgaaatttccggtgttacaagttggtatcagagccttggtttgagggattcggatgcaccttcgggtatatctggactcaaactgaggaatggaggaaaattttcaaaataatgattttttttctaaaaacgagcaagagtttctaaaAGAAACGAGAAAGAGCGGTGTCTACAATCAgctagagcccgaacggtgatttcccaaaatacccttaccttatgttttatgagatattatgagatattattgcatgctagagataggctaggtatttcatatattaggactagagtggcctgatttgtgatgccttagcctaggagttgttgttatctgtgatgcgctttcgagtatgtgttgagtaagagtatccagcggGAATCCTTGTagagagggatttgagtagaggagtaatctaggagagatacctagatgagcattggtgGAACCTACCGAGAGAGTAGCTAGATACCGCGGgaggtagagttgcagagttcagtgatatcttttgagtatgagtagagctagtggagttatcacctagagCGGGTTATATGTGGTTATTCgacgcccgaatgctgcttgcttcgtgctttgtggaactcccgatgatgggagtcagctaccaagtgaatgtgatgatatttaggaggtagatgactggcatcataaggagtttcttagcagctgatggcggagaaatGTGAGAagctaggaagagcctaggaagtggcCTTAGTCAGGTGAGTACGCTGACAGAGTAGAGCATTTTGCTGGGGAGCGATCACGCGTGTTGAGATTAGTGAAGACGAGGTTGAGTAGCTACTTAGGGAATCTGGAGTAGTTCGTttagagagtatgggtagatgtggcaggtagtatgggcacgtactactaaaagcagaggacccatactcgatgcagGGAGTATCCCAGAGGTTcttagtagcagatcgagaggtgatgtcatggttcgagcaccatgattagtagcagatcgagaggtgatgccatggttcgagtaccatgattagtagcatatcgagaggtgatgtcatggtttgagtaccatgattgaaagcagatcgagaggtgatgccatggttcgagtaccatgattggtggcagattgagaggagatatcgtggttcgagtaccatgatatgtGGCGGTTAGTGCTTTTGGTTTTTACCGATTATTCCGTAGTGATTATCTAGACCAAGGTCGGATGTGAAAGAGTATGGGTCCAGAAGGCCAGGATGAACAAGTTTTAGTGGAGCATCCTTTGATAGGGAAATTGAGTTAGCTCCGAGGGATTGCTGGTGATATGCCAGAAGATCCGCAAGACTCAGAATTGAGCAGGGACGGTGCGTTATGGAAGAGTACGGTCTGAGCTGGGCAGCCGGCCGATAGTAGAGATGTCACCTTTGTGACCCAAGTAGTGCTATCTTCGTTCCTAAGGGATGCGTATGAGGTGTTGAGATTTCGATTTCTGAGTTGGGAGTGAGACTTGTGGGATCGCATTGATGGTGATCTTCAATTAGAGTATCTGGCAGTAGGTCTGTCGTGAGGGAATGATATAGCTTGAGCAGGTTGTCAGTGAGGACTGAGACAGTCAAGGACCAAGATACACCCTATTGGAGTATAGTAGCACATGTGATAGCTGCAGCGTTGGACGA is part of the Lactuca sativa cultivar Salinas chromosome 7, Lsat_Salinas_v11, whole genome shotgun sequence genome and harbors:
- the LOC111895690 gene encoding probable carboxylesterase 2, with translation MDSSDKIVKEIRGIIRVYEDGRFQKLTGTEVLPAGIDPSSGVQSKDVIISPETNLSARLYLPKTATKKLPLLIYFHGGGFIIESPFSPLYHNFSNLVAAESNVVIVSVDYRTAPEHPVPTCLNDSWEAIKWVTGNCPEPWINDYADLENVFFAGDSAGATIAHHMAIRVGSENPRLSINLRGIILLHPYFWGADRIGSEGEHPWKPFMEDVWMFAHPGTSGLDDPLINPDKDPKVSDVGCSKVLVCVAEKDILKDRGWYYKDILGKNGWNGDIEVIEDKEVDHVFFLFYPSADNAVTLRKRICTFINNNPNM